A single genomic interval of bacterium harbors:
- a CDS encoding HD domain-containing protein, with product MPIQKKIKKKTVARKSVSAGRKQVEKKRIVKPAKKTVKKPVVKKTGIKKKSMFAELGRNQTLLQENKRLASDVRKYKHQLEMIRKTSFELTRETPISQTLASLAKAASEFFNADAVSCMHWDVEKKQMLIKAGYGFKTDYIKRQVIPSRSIRPFLENGVEHAYFENIQETPQGDVGLIREEGLVSVLSIFLKFGNTVLGAINLYSRGRIRKFTDEELENAKLFAQHAAITVQNANLYKEMKEEAQIAKTLLQVAEEVGALNSLQDVLNRVVIILTSALKFHLCAVFLWDEKKKIFLPAKAIGLPPHRSPLFQTLILRKEDLNFTDKELEQRSVISTLENPGRFPMEKISSVLHERDLRILPLVTKGKMLGIIGVGGFYGKQNFGYKDELFLRGIAAEAAIGIDDANLFEALDAAFWDIIKSLAAAIEVKDNYTHSHSESVTSYATALGEALALDEMEMKLLNKACLLHDLGKIGIEDRILQKETPLTFEERMNIERHPVIGSQLLQSVGSLADVAEIVRFHHEKYDGTGYPDRLKGEAIPRLARVLAVADSFDAMTSDRPYRKALSYHQAVDQLRTCSGLQFDPDLVDVFLQVLDKKKIKWGLVAVLPE from the coding sequence ATGCCAATACAAAAAAAAATTAAAAAAAAGACAGTTGCCCGAAAATCTGTTTCAGCCGGACGTAAGCAGGTTGAAAAAAAGCGGATTGTCAAACCGGCAAAAAAAACAGTGAAAAAACCGGTCGTGAAAAAGACCGGGATTAAGAAAAAAAGTATGTTCGCAGAACTGGGCCGGAATCAAACCCTTTTACAAGAAAATAAGCGTTTGGCATCCGATGTCCGGAAATATAAACATCAATTGGAAATGATCCGGAAAACCTCATTTGAGTTGACCCGAGAGACTCCGATCAGCCAGACACTGGCATCCTTGGCAAAAGCCGCCTCTGAATTTTTCAATGCGGATGCTGTTTCCTGCATGCACTGGGATGTGGAAAAAAAGCAGATGCTGATTAAAGCAGGCTATGGGTTTAAGACGGATTACATAAAAAGACAGGTCATTCCCTCTCGCAGTATCCGTCCTTTTCTTGAGAACGGAGTGGAGCATGCCTATTTTGAGAATATTCAGGAAACGCCTCAGGGTGATGTAGGTCTGATTCGAGAAGAGGGATTGGTAAGCGTACTCTCGATTTTTCTTAAATTTGGCAATACAGTGTTGGGTGCTATCAATCTGTATAGCCGGGGTCGGATTCGGAAATTCACAGATGAAGAACTGGAAAACGCAAAGCTATTTGCACAACATGCTGCGATTACTGTTCAAAATGCCAATCTCTATAAAGAAATGAAGGAAGAGGCTCAGATTGCCAAAACCTTGCTTCAGGTGGCGGAGGAAGTCGGAGCGCTCAATTCATTGCAGGATGTTTTGAACCGTGTTGTGATTATTTTAACCAGTGCGCTCAAATTTCATTTATGCGCGGTGTTTTTGTGGGATGAGAAGAAAAAGATTTTTTTACCGGCCAAAGCGATAGGCCTGCCACCGCACCGCAGTCCTTTATTTCAGACACTTATTTTGCGTAAAGAGGATTTAAATTTTACAGATAAGGAATTGGAGCAACGTTCCGTGATCAGCACACTTGAAAACCCGGGCCGTTTTCCCATGGAAAAAATTTCCAGCGTATTGCATGAGCGCGATTTACGCATTTTACCCTTAGTGACCAAGGGTAAAATGCTCGGCATTATCGGGGTGGGCGGGTTTTACGGTAAACAGAATTTTGGGTATAAAGATGAATTGTTTTTACGGGGTATTGCAGCGGAGGCGGCCATTGGGATTGATGATGCCAATTTATTTGAGGCCCTCGACGCCGCTTTTTGGGATATTATTAAATCTTTGGCAGCAGCGATTGAAGTGAAGGACAATTACACGCATAGTCACTCCGAATCGGTTACCAGCTACGCAACCGCTTTGGGCGAGGCGCTGGCGTTGGATGAAATGGAAATGAAGCTGCTCAACAAAGCCTGTTTGTTGCATGATTTGGGGAAAATCGGGATTGAAGATAGGATTCTTCAAAAAGAAACTCCGTTGACATTTGAAGAACGGATGAATATTGAAAGACATCCTGTGATCGGTTCTCAGCTTTTACAGTCGGTCGGAAGCCTGGCGGATGTTGCGGAGATTGTCCGTTTTCATCATGAAAAATATGACGGCACCGGGTATCCGGATCGCTTGAAAGGCGAGGCGATACCTCGATTGGCGCGCGTATTGGCTGTTGCGGATTCTTTTGATGCGATGACTTCCGACAGGCCTTATCGAAAAGCGCTTTCGTACCATCAGGCGGTTGACCAATTACGGACTTGTTCCGGTCTGCAATTTGATCCGGATTTGGTGGACGTGTTTCTTCAAGTGTTGGATAAGAAAAAAATAAAATGGGGATTGGTTGCCGTCCTGCCGGAATAA
- the uppP gene encoding undecaprenyl-diphosphatase UppP — translation MFFLEAIVLGVVQGLTEFLPISSSAHLTLLPKIFGWEAELLNSLAFDVALHFGTLLAVVVYFWKDLKTILGAWILSLYQPGMRSDKNVRLGWFIIIGTIPAVIAALVLKESIETTFRAPWIIGAWLVGFGLVMAGAEAATRKEREVGSMKWGEALFVGFAQALALMPGVSRSGSTIAAGMLLRFRRDEAARFSFLLGMPAIFGAVVFNLPDLAAAAIDQSLVTLLVGMLAAAVTGYGCIKFLLAYLRKRTLYIFVVYRVVLGIGIIIWALRAGH, via the coding sequence ATGTTTTTTCTAGAAGCGATTGTCTTAGGTGTTGTTCAAGGATTGACTGAGTTTTTACCGATTAGCAGTTCAGCCCACTTGACACTTTTGCCGAAAATTTTTGGCTGGGAGGCCGAACTTCTCAATTCGCTGGCATTTGATGTTGCACTGCATTTTGGAACACTGTTGGCTGTGGTGGTGTATTTTTGGAAAGATCTCAAGACAATTTTGGGCGCGTGGATTTTAAGTTTGTATCAACCCGGGATGCGCTCGGATAAAAACGTCCGCCTGGGATGGTTTATTATCATTGGCACCATTCCTGCAGTGATTGCAGCGCTGGTTTTGAAGGAGTCGATTGAAACGACGTTTCGGGCACCATGGATCATCGGGGCATGGCTGGTGGGATTCGGTTTGGTGATGGCTGGGGCGGAAGCCGCCACCCGCAAAGAACGTGAGGTGGGAAGTATGAAATGGGGTGAAGCTCTGTTTGTGGGTTTTGCCCAGGCACTGGCTTTGATGCCGGGTGTTTCCCGCTCCGGCAGTACGATTGCTGCCGGAATGTTGCTGCGGTTTCGCCGGGATGAGGCAGCCCGGTTTTCTTTTTTGCTGGGCATGCCGGCGATTTTCGGAGCAGTGGTGTTTAATTTGCCGGATTTGGCGGCGGCGGCTATTGACCAATCGTTGGTAACACTGCTGGTGGGTATGCTCGCCGCCGCAGTCACCGGATACGGCTGCATCAAATTTTTGCTTGCTTATTTGCGTAAACGGACCTTATATATATTTGTTGTTTATCGCGTGGTGTTGGGAATTGGCATTATTATTTGGGCCCTTCGGGCCGGTCATTAA